GCGACGGTGACTCGGCCGTTTGCGTTGGGTGATCGCGGGTCGAACGGCGGTTGCGAGCCGAACAGCGTGTCGAAGCAGGCCTGCAACGCCTGCTCCACGCTGGCGCCGCTCAACGCGATGTCCTGCGTCCAGACATTGGCCGGGCTCACCCTGTCGCTGGTGTGGCTCGGCAAGGCCAGCACGAAATCCGGACTGGTACGGGTGCCTGCCCGCAGCACCGCGTTGCGGGCGACCGTGACCTCGGCCCGACCTATCGACTGGGTCGCCACGCTTAAGCCCGGCCACTCCAGCCGGAAGGTGAGCGGCTGCGACGCGGCGACCGGCCGAGCCGGGGTGTAGTCGCGCTGACCGTCCAGCGCAGGTCCCGCTGTCAATGCCTCCTGCTGATCGTCACTTTCCCACGTGATCACCGGCCAGTCGCTGGCGTGTCGACCTGCGGCCGCTCGATCTCTCGTCACGACAAGCCGTTCCAGTTGCCGTTCGCCCTCGGCGTTCCACCCGTAGCCGGCTCGCAGCCGGTACTCGTGGCGCTTGTCGCCGTCCGCGCTCGCCGGGCTCGGGCCAGTGGTGCTCACGCCAGCGGCAGGGGACCTTTCGGGGTGGCCGGCCCAAGCCTCGGCGACTGCGCCGACGAGGTTGCCCAGAGTCGCCGTGGCGTTCTCGCGGACCTGCCGCGCGGTCGCGACGTCGCGCCCCTTCGGTGGCTTGGTGTTCCAGCTCAGCAGCTCCGCCAGTTGATCGGCGACAGTGACGTAACCAGCCAGTGCTTCGGCCAGCGTCGTGCCGGGTGCGCTGGCAGCGTGCGGAGCGGCGTCGGGCAGGGCAGGGTGCCAGACCGAGAGCCGCACCTCGTCGTGCGCGGCGTGCTCGTGGCTGTAGCGGACTGCCAGTGTCCAATAGGCTGCCTGGTTCAGGGTTGGCTGGCCGGGCCCTGTCCAGCTCGGCTGCGCGGAGACCTCGCTCAGTGCCGGCGGAGCAGGGCGCAGCCGTTGGGCGAGCGGCAGCTCGAGGTCGCCCAGGTCGGCGCTGACGTCCTTGGGCAGGTAGTCGCCGGCGAGCGGGCGCACGAACGACAGCGTGACCTGGCCCTGGTCGGCCGTGCCGCCATCGATCGTCAGCGAGTCGAAGACCTGGTCGCAGTGCACGGTGACGCTGGTGTCGCCGTGCCGCAAGGCGTCCTGCTGGGAGGTCTGCAGAGCGAAGGTCGACCAGCCGTCCTGCTGGCTCAGCTCAGTCGTGCTCGGCTGCGCCACACCGTTTGCCCGCACAACGCCACCGAGCCGCGCGGCCGGCGTCCGGTCCTTTCCGAATCCGGTCACGGCGACCACCGAATGCTGGACGGTGACCGAGCCGTACCCACCGGCCAGGCTGTTCCGGCAGGCCGAGGCAAGCGCCGCCCGGGCCGGTGGCAACCAGGCGGCCTCGGCGGATCCGTCAGCTTCGGCTGCCGGGGCAGGCGTCGGGGCTGGAGCCGGCGTTGGCGCCGGGTCCGGCGCCAGCACCACGGCGGCGTCGGCGGCGATCGCATCGGCGAGATCGTGCCGCACTTCCAGCAGGGCTTCGGGCGCCTGATCCCTCAGCAGGGTGGCGAACGGCGCGTCCAGGTAACGGTCCAGATCGGTCAGAAAGCGGCGCGCCCAGCGTTCGGCGTCGACGTCGTGGAAGGTCTGCTGCGTCGGCTGTCCCAGAGCGCCGAGGTCAGTCAGCTCGCTGACCGGTGTCTGAAAGTGCAACGGGGCGGTGTAGAGCGGCCGTGGCGCGAGGTACCGCGCGTCGGCGTGACCGGCCGGTGGCTGCAGCCGCACGCTGGTGATCCCCTGGCCGCCGAAGACGACGGCCCACAGGGCGTCAGCCTTGCCGGCTTGCTCAGCGCCGGCTGGCTGAGCGGTGCCTTGCCGGGGAGTGGCCAGCCGGATGCTCGGGACGGCCACCAGGCAGGCATCGACGAATGCCCCGAAGGACACCGCGTCCTGGGCGGGGGCAGGCACCACCGAGTCGACGTGCTCGACCTGCTCGACCTGCTCCACCTGCTCGACCGGCGCGGGCGTCGGCTCGGGCTCCGGCACGGGTGCTGCCTCCCGGATTCCGGCCGGACCGGTGGCTGCCGGGCGTTCCAAGCGCAGCGTGATCGCGAGTTCGAAGGCAGGCGCGGCAAACGTCCCGACAAGCTGTTCCGAGGCGGTGAGTGTGACCGGTGGTGGTGGCAGCAGCACCCGGGCGCCCGGGCGGAACAGCGGCGTCGACGCGTTGGCCGCCAGCAGCTCGGCGACCGTGTGCCGGGCCCCCGCCGCGGCGAGCCGGCGGAGCACGGCACTGAGGGTGTCGTGCCGCGCCGTGGTGACTGTCGTGGCGCCCATGCTGAGCTGCACCCTCGGCTCCAGCACGCCGAGCACCGTGGCGTTGAGGGCGGCGAAGATCTCGGACGGGCAGCCGTGCTGGGCCTGCGCCTCCGAGGCGGTCAACGGGCCGTCACCGGCCAGCACGGCGAGTGGGCGGCTGAGTGCGGTGTCAGCGGGCAGCGCCACCACACCGGGCAGCACCCAGGACGCTTCGGCGGCCAGCAGCAGCCTGCGGTTGTCCTCCAGCAGCTGCTCTGGTGTGATGCCCAGCCGGCCGGCGACCTCGGCCAGACTGCTGGAATCAGAGGGAACGGTGTCGGACGGAACGGTGTCGGACGGCTCAGTGTCGGGCTCGCTGTCGGACGGCTCGGCGTCGGACGGAACGGTGTCGGGCTCAGTGGGGCTGGCCCGGTCTACCAGAGGTTGCCCGGCAGCGAGCAGGCTGTTCAACGGCCGGTCAGCGTTAGCCGCGGCCAGGATCTGCGCCGGCACGCCATAGCTGTCCATCAGCTCCTCAAGCGTGCCAACGCTTGTCAGGTCGGGCGGCGTGACGGCTGCGGTGGCCGAGGCCAGCAGCTCGGCAGCGGCCGCGTGACGCCGTAGCGAGGACGCGCCATCGGCGACCGGTATCGCCAGGCCCGGGTTGAGCGTGCTCAGCAGTGAGACGGTGAGCCCGGGCTGGTCCAGTTGCGAGCAGATCAGCCGGTACCGAGCGGCCCGCTCGGCGGGGGTCCCGGATGGGTCGAGGGGGTCGGATGGTTCGAACGGCCCGGATGGCCCGTGCGGCCCTTGCACGGCCGGAGCCGAGACGGTGACCGACAGGCTCGGTGACTGCTCGGTGCCGTCGATCCGATACGAGCTGACCGCCCCGGGCCAGGACCGCACTCCGATCAACGGCTCAGCCGCCGCCTGCGCGGATTCTTCGGACGTGCCCATGCCGGCGGCAGAATTCAACTGCGATTTCACATGCGAACCATAGCGGCGCGCACGGGGTGCCGGCAGTGATCGCTGAACTTCGCGGCCGTCCTGTCACCGGCCGGCCAGATCCAGGCCAGGAGCTGTACGAGCCCTGTCCTCTGAGAGCCCCGTCTCTGAGAGGCCTGCCCTGCTCCTCAGAGCGTGTGTGACAGCATCTGCGGCGTGACCGAGATGCGGATGGGTAGCAATATCGCGGTGTCCGCCGCCGCGGTGCGGATGACGCTGCGCTGGTCGCAGGCGCCCGGGCCGGCTGATTTGGACCTGTCCGCGCTGCTGCTGCAGGCACATGGCAAGGTCGGCGTCGAGGAGGACTTCGTCTTCTACAACCAGCCTCGCCATCCCTCCGGCGCCGTGGCGCACCTGACCAAGTCCCAGACCGGCCAGGACTTCGACCGGATCGACGTCGACCTGGACCGGGTGCCTGCCGACGTCGCCCGGGTCATGATCACAGCATCGGTCAGCGGAGCGACCCTGGGTCAGATCTCGGGTCTGGAGCTGTCCATGGTCGACGCGCTGACCGAGCAGCAGCTGGCGCGCTTTCCCATGCAGGGAAACGCCGAAACCGCGTTTCTCTGCGGCGAGCTGTATCGCCGCGCCGGCGCGTGGAAGTTCCGTGCGATAGGTCAGGGATACAGCGCAGGCCTGGCCGGCATCGCGACCGATTTCGGCATCACTGTCGACGACGCTCCAGCGCCGCCGCCGCCACCGCCGTCGGTACCGCCACAGCCGTCAGCGCCGGCGCGGCCGTCCCCGCCGGGGGGCGGCGCGCCCGTGCCCGACCCGACGATGACGCCGTCCGCTCCGATGGCCGGAACGCCTGCGGGACCTCCCGCCACCGAGGGCGCTGCCCAGCGGACCGGGGATATCGCGAGTCAGGTGCAGGAGGCGTTCGAGCCACCCCCACCGGATGAGAAATCCCAACGACGATCGGCCGAACGCGATTTCGGGAAGGAAGCCGACGCGATCGGCAAGATCCTGTCGGCCAGCGGCGAGGTTCCGCTGGTCATCGCTTCCGACACTGCCTTCAACACCCGCGTCATAGTCGTCACCGACCAGCGAGCATTCCAGATCAAGGGCGGCAAGATCCGAAGGGAACTGGCGCACAGCCAGGTGCAGGTCACCAAGCTTCGCCCGCTCTTCGACGGCATCCTGGTGATCGTCGAATCCTTCATGGCCAATCAGGATTTTCGACCGGACGACCCTCGCCGCGAGGAGCACATCCTGCAGGTGAAGGTGGCCACGCCCGGTATCGCCAACCTCATTCGCGGCCATATCGACCGCCTCATCGGCGCCTGACGCGACCGCGACAGCGACCGCGACTCAGGGCGCGTTGGTGTCGTACGTGGCCAGTCCCAGCTTCGACCAGGCGGCCAGCAACTCCCGATCACCGGCCGCCGCGACCAGGTCATCGTCTAGGACGCTCTCGGCGGCGGCGGAGTGCACAGCGTCATAGCCTCGAAGTCCGAGCTGCTGCTCGGCCAGCGCCGCGGCCCGGACGACTGCCGGCTGGTCCACCTCCACGACATCGACCTGCTCCCATAGCTGATCGAGCAAGGTGAGCGCGCCGCGGTGCGTTCGAGTGGTGAGCCGGTTCAGCCGCCTCGCCTGGGCAAGGGAAGCCGCGGCTTCGACGTACATCAACCGGCTTGCTACGACCGTGTCGGCGTCGTCCCAGAAGCGACGGCAGGACGGGCTGCTCGGCTCGGCGATCAGCAGCGGGACAAAGGCTGAGGTGTCGAGATAGCCGATCACCGCCGCTGGTCACGGACGAGGTCAGAGACCGTTCCCCCTGCGAGCAAGGGATCGGGGGCGGGACGTTTACGGCGAGCGGCCTTGGCCACCCGGCCCTCGGCGATCAGGGTCTCCAGCCTGGTGGGCTGCCCGATCGGCACGATTCGCGCGATCGGCCGGCCATGGTCGGTCACCGTGACCGTGTGCCCGTCGTGGACCGAGGCCAGGTGACGGCTGAGGTTGTCTCGCAACTCTCTGATGCCTACGTCCATCGAAACTCCCGCCGGCGAGACTGTGGCTACAAATAGCTTATCAAGTATAGCCACACCGGCAGCCCCGCAGGCGGCCGAGCCGGTAGCCGGCCGAGCCGGTAGCCGGCCGTGCTCAGTCAACCGAGCACGGCCGGCCTTCACCGCATGATGGAACACGAACTGCGCAGGCCCGCTCGCGACTCAGTTGCGGGAGTTGTGGCTGATCAGGAATCCGGTGTTGATCGGAGCGCCGGCGTTGGTGAAGCAGTTGACGTTACGCACGATGACCTCCGAGAGGCTGTGGACCCAGAACCAGCTCAGGCCGCAGAACTCCGAGCCTCCGCCGGCCGCGGTCACCTGAACGGTGTCCGGCGGCACGGCCAGCATTGGGAACCGCACCATGGACAGGCCGACACCGCCGCTGGCGATCGTGTTGACGCCCGGGCCGGCCTGGCTGTTGAAGTTGGTCGACGGCGGGCCGAGCGGCGGGCTGTTCCACAGGTAGCCGAAGTACTTCGGCGGTATGAGTGCCCCGTACAGGGATCGCTGGTACTGGTAGGTCAGGGTGAACTGGGTGTTCAGCGGCGCGCCACCGGCGCCGAAGCAAAAGACTTTGACCTGTTGGCCGCTGCCTGAGGACGCCCAGGCGCCCACCTTGCAGCGGGCCGGTATCTGAGGGCTGACAGCGGTGGCCTGCAGGCTGCCGTCGGTCGGGCCGGGCGTGGCCAGGCCGGGGAACTTGACGAGCCACTGCCCGACGCCGGTCGGGGTCACGCTGTTCGCGACCCCTGCCGAGTTGTACTGGCTGATCAGGGCGCCGCTGGGCTGGGAGTGGACGTAGCCGAACTGCCCCGGCCCGGCGGCCGGGCCTGAACTGCTGCTGAAGATCGCGCTGAACGAGGAGGGGTCGAGCGCGCCGCCGACCCGATAGCAACTGATCAGCACCTTCTCGTCCGCGCCGGACGGGCCGAAACTGTCCACCTGGCACCAGTGCGGCGCGTTGTTGATCGCTGTCACGTGAGCTACCCCGCCAGCCGCCGCCTGTCCGGGAAAGATCACCTGGTACCGGCCGACGCCGATGACGGTCACCGTGGTCGCCGCCGGCGAGGTGCCCGAGGCCACCGGCGTGCTGCCGTCCCAGAGCACGAAGCCGAACCTGTCCGGGACGGCCGCCTGGGCGCTGCCCCCCGGACCGGCCACGGCAAGGCCGGCCGCCAGTATGGCGAGGGCGGCACCCCCTGCCCACCAACGTCGCGCTGCCAGCGATCTGAGTCTTTCAGTGATCATCCGACCCTCCGATACGGGCAATACGTACGATTGCCGTGATAGGCATCACACTCCCACGAATCGGCGCAGTGCTCCAGACACAGATAGGCATCGGTGAGGTCAGCATCCGATCTTGGAGGCGAGCCGGGGCGAGGGTGGGGCGAAGCTCGGCGGACGTGCCAAGGAAAGAGCGGTGGCTCGGGCAGTATTCGCCGAAGCAGCCGGCTGCCTACCCACAGTTGACTGCTGGCATGTCAGGGCAGCGCCGCATCCGGGTCGGCATCGACACCGGCGGCACCTTCACCGACGTGGTCGCCTTCGATGAGCAGACCGGTGAGCTGGTCAGCACCAAGATCGCCTCGACCCCGGCCGATCCGGCGCAGGGCTTTCTGGCCGGAATCGACAAGGTGCTCGACATCCTCGCCATCCCGCGCGAGCAGGCCAGCCGGGCGCTCAGCGCGGTCTGCCACGGCACCACGGTGGCCACCAACCAGCTGCTCGAAGGCAAGGTCGGGGTGCTCGGCTTCATCGCCTCCGAGGGCTATGAGTTCATCCTCGAGATCGCCCGGCAGTCGGTGCCCGACGGTTACGGCAACAGCTACTTCTGGGTGAAGCCGGAGCGGATCGTGCCGGCTGACCGGGTCCGCACCGTCGGTGGCCGGCTGGATTACACCGGCGCCGAGGTCCGGCCCTTCGACGAAGCCGGCGCGATCGAGATCGCCCAGTGGTTCAAAGGAAAGGGCATCGACACGATCGGGGTCTGCCTGCTGCACTCCTACGCCAACCCGGCGCACGAGCAGCGGATGCGCGACATCCTCGCGACCGTTCACCCCTCGGCCGTCGTCTCGATCTCGTCGGAGGTGCTGCGCGAGTACCGCGAGTACGAGCGGTCGATGACCACGCTGGTCGACGCCGCGGTCAAGCCCAAGGTGGCCGGCTACGTCGGCGCCATCACCCGCCGCCTCGACGCCCTCACCGAGGGGCATGAGGTGCCGTTCTACGTGATGAAGTCCAACGGCGGCGTGCTGTCGGCCGCCGAGGTGGTGCACCAGCCCATCACGACGGTGCTGTCCGGCCCGGCCGCCGGCGCGCTCGGCGCGGCGATGATCGCGGCCAACGCCGGCTTCGCCCAGGTGCTCACCTGCGACGGCGGCGGCACCTCGACCGACGTCTCGGTGGTCCTGGACGGCGAGCCGACGCTGACCACCGAGGGCACCGTGGGCGCCTACCCGTCCAAGATCCCGATGATCGACGTGGTGACC
The Jatrophihabitans sp. genome window above contains:
- a CDS encoding type II toxin-antitoxin system VapC family toxin — protein: MIGYLDTSAFVPLLIAEPSSPSCRRFWDDADTVVASRLMYVEAAASLAQARRLNRLTTRTHRGALTLLDQLWEQVDVVEVDQPAVVRAAALAEQQLGLRGYDAVHSAAAESVLDDDLVAAAGDRELLAAWSKLGLATYDTNAP
- a CDS encoding type II toxin-antitoxin system prevent-host-death family antitoxin → MDVGIRELRDNLSRHLASVHDGHTVTVTDHGRPIARIVPIGQPTRLETLIAEGRVAKAARRKRPAPDPLLAGGTVSDLVRDQRR
- a CDS encoding TerD family protein yields the protein MGSNIAVSAAAVRMTLRWSQAPGPADLDLSALLLQAHGKVGVEEDFVFYNQPRHPSGAVAHLTKSQTGQDFDRIDVDLDRVPADVARVMITASVSGATLGQISGLELSMVDALTEQQLARFPMQGNAETAFLCGELYRRAGAWKFRAIGQGYSAGLAGIATDFGITVDDAPAPPPPPPSVPPQPSAPARPSPPGGGAPVPDPTMTPSAPMAGTPAGPPATEGAAQRTGDIASQVQEAFEPPPPDEKSQRRSAERDFGKEADAIGKILSASGEVPLVIASDTAFNTRVIVVTDQRAFQIKGGKIRRELAHSQVQVTKLRPLFDGILVIVESFMANQDFRPDDPRREEHILQVKVATPGIANLIRGHIDRLIGA